One stretch of Planococcus sp. PAMC 21323 DNA includes these proteins:
- a CDS encoding 3-hydroxybutyryl-CoA dehydrogenase, whose product MSIQNVMVIGAGQMGSGIAQVCAQAGLNVKLNDMKQEAYDKGIASITKNLSRNVEKGRMTEDEKIAVLGRITSSLDLKDAHDVDIVIEAAVENMAIKHSIFKTLDEVTPKHAILATNTSSLPITEIAAVTNRPEQVIGMHFMNPVPVMKLVEIIRGLATSDEVYKKVEEMTVQLSKTPVEVNDFPGFVSNRILMPMINEAIFTLQEGVATKEAIDDIMKMGMNHPMGPLELADFIGLDTCLYIMEVLHEGFGDSKYRPSPLLRQYVKAGWLGKKTGRGFYSYA is encoded by the coding sequence ATGTCGATTCAAAACGTAATGGTTATTGGTGCAGGACAAATGGGTTCTGGCATCGCACAAGTTTGTGCACAAGCGGGATTAAATGTGAAGTTAAACGATATGAAACAAGAAGCATACGATAAAGGCATTGCATCAATCACGAAAAACTTATCACGCAATGTGGAAAAAGGTCGGATGACAGAAGATGAGAAAATAGCAGTTCTTGGCCGCATCACGTCTTCATTAGATTTAAAAGACGCGCACGATGTTGATATTGTTATCGAAGCAGCTGTTGAAAACATGGCTATTAAACATAGCATTTTTAAAACATTGGATGAAGTAACTCCAAAGCATGCCATTTTAGCAACAAACACATCATCGCTACCAATTACAGAAATTGCGGCAGTAACAAATCGCCCAGAACAAGTAATCGGTATGCATTTTATGAACCCAGTACCAGTCATGAAATTAGTAGAAATTATTCGTGGCTTGGCAACTTCTGATGAAGTATATAAAAAAGTAGAAGAAATGACAGTTCAATTGTCAAAAACACCTGTAGAAGTAAATGATTTTCCAGGATTTGTGTCTAACCGAATTTTGATGCCGATGATCAACGAAGCGATTTTCACACTTCAAGAAGGTGTCGCTACAAAAGAAGCAATCGACGATATCATGAAAATGGGTATGAACCATCCAATGGGACCGTTAGAATTAGCTGATTTTATCGGACTTGATACGTGCCTTTATATTATGGAAGTGTTGCATGAAGGATTTGGCGACAGCAAATATCGTCCGAGCCCATTATTGCGTCAATACGTAAAAGCGGGATGGCTTGGTAAGAAAACTGGACGCGGATTTTATAGCTACGCATAA
- a CDS encoding bifunctional adenosylcobinamide kinase/adenosylcobinamide-phosphate guanylyltransferase, giving the protein MHIVFGGAFNGKRQYVKNLIQNEKASWYEGVLPQAIVDDSIMVIAGVEHWVKKELEQGLTEQQIVEQIKETLHYNSSQQIWVLTDLNRGIVPTERIEREMRDLVGRLYQFLFTEAQQITRIWYGIPQTIKGADQG; this is encoded by the coding sequence ATGCACATCGTTTTCGGTGGAGCCTTTAACGGCAAACGACAATATGTGAAAAATTTGATACAAAATGAAAAAGCATCTTGGTATGAAGGCGTATTGCCACAAGCGATTGTCGATGATTCGATAATGGTAATCGCCGGAGTAGAGCATTGGGTAAAAAAAGAGCTCGAACAAGGCTTAACAGAACAGCAAATTGTAGAGCAAATCAAAGAAACACTACACTACAATTCATCGCAACAAATCTGGGTGTTAACAGATTTGAACCGAGGCATCGTGCCGACAGAGCGGATCGAGCGTGAAATGCGCGACCTTGTTGGCCGGTTGTATCAATTTTTATTTACGGAAGCACAGCAAATTACACGAATTTGGTACGGTATTCCACAAACGATAAAAGGGGCGGATCAAGGATGA
- a CDS encoding acyl-CoA dehydrogenase, whose amino-acid sequence MDLHFTDEQLMMRNMVRDFAKEEITPFIENMENDEFPTAILKKMGELGLMGITAPEKYGGSEMDFTSYITAIHELSKASGVIGVILSVHTSVGTNPILNFGSQQQIEKYVPKLASGEYLGAFCLTEPAAGSDAGSLKTKAVLDGDDYVLNGSKVFITNGGAADTYIVFASTKPEAGSRGISAFIVEKDTPGLIIGKNEKKMGLHGSKTVQLTFENMRVPAENLLGEENKGFSIAMANLNVGRIGIAAQALGIAEAAYEYAVAYAKEREQFGKPIAHQQGVGFKLADMATQVEAAKLLVYNAADLYSKGKECNKEASMAKLFASKTAMDVTIEAIQVFGGYGYTKDYPVERLFRDAKVTEIYEGTSEIQRIVISKQLTK is encoded by the coding sequence ATGGATTTGCACTTTACAGATGAACAACTTATGATGCGCAACATGGTGCGAGACTTTGCAAAAGAAGAAATTACACCATTTATTGAAAATATGGAAAACGATGAATTTCCAACAGCGATTTTAAAGAAAATGGGCGAGCTTGGATTAATGGGGATTACGGCTCCTGAAAAATACGGCGGCTCAGAAATGGACTTTACTTCATATATCACAGCGATTCATGAATTATCGAAAGCGAGCGGTGTGATCGGAGTTATTTTATCTGTTCATACGTCTGTTGGCACAAACCCGATTTTAAATTTCGGATCGCAACAGCAAATTGAAAAATATGTACCAAAACTAGCAAGTGGCGAATACTTAGGTGCTTTCTGTTTAACAGAACCTGCTGCAGGATCTGATGCTGGGAGCTTGAAAACAAAAGCTGTTTTAGACGGCGATGACTATGTATTAAATGGCTCAAAAGTTTTTATTACGAACGGTGGAGCAGCTGATACGTACATTGTCTTTGCTTCTACAAAACCAGAAGCAGGATCTCGAGGAATTTCAGCTTTTATTGTTGAAAAAGACACGCCAGGCTTGATCATTGGTAAAAATGAAAAGAAAATGGGTCTTCACGGTTCGAAAACAGTTCAATTAACATTCGAGAATATGCGCGTACCAGCTGAAAACTTATTAGGTGAAGAAAATAAAGGATTCAGCATCGCAATGGCGAATTTGAACGTTGGACGTATTGGTATCGCAGCACAAGCACTTGGAATCGCTGAAGCGGCTTATGAATACGCTGTAGCTTACGCAAAAGAACGCGAGCAGTTTGGTAAACCAATTGCTCATCAACAAGGTGTTGGCTTTAAGCTAGCTGATATGGCAACGCAAGTAGAAGCGGCGAAATTGCTTGTTTATAACGCAGCTGACCTGTATTCAAAAGGCAAAGAGTGTAATAAAGAAGCTTCAATGGCCAAGCTTTTTGCTTCAAAAACAGCAATGGACGTAACGATTGAAGCAATCCAAGTATTCGGTGGTTACGGTTATACAAAAGATTACCCAGTTGAGCGTTTATTCCGTGACGCGAAAGTAACGGAAATTTACGAAGGCACGAGTGAAATCCAACGCATCGTTATTAGCAAACAACTAACCAAATAA
- a CDS encoding TetR/AcrR family transcriptional regulator → MNKKREIESSVKDESLIEKRREQMIRGAVTLFKEKGFHRTTTREIAKAAGFSIGTLYEYIRTKEDVLYLVCDSIYDEVHTRLDRLDIEQGSISVLAMAIEHYYTLIDEMQDEFVVMYQESKSLPKDALSYVLKKELEMVAIFERLLTQCVENGEIDMTTKEVGMASHHLFVQGQMWAFRRWAFDGYTIQEFIDIQTQFLLQGMAGEKISTQGAKL, encoded by the coding sequence ATGAACAAAAAGCGTGAGATTGAGTCTTCCGTGAAAGATGAAAGCTTAATAGAAAAGCGTCGTGAACAAATGATTCGCGGCGCTGTCACGCTATTTAAAGAAAAAGGCTTTCACCGGACGACGACACGAGAAATTGCTAAAGCAGCAGGTTTTAGCATTGGAACTTTATACGAATACATCCGGACAAAAGAAGATGTGTTGTATCTTGTTTGTGACTCGATTTATGACGAAGTGCATACACGCCTCGACAGGCTCGATATTGAACAAGGATCTATTAGTGTACTAGCAATGGCGATTGAACATTATTACACATTAATTGACGAAATGCAGGATGAATTCGTTGTCATGTACCAGGAATCCAAATCCTTGCCAAAAGACGCCTTAAGCTATGTGCTCAAAAAAGAACTCGAAATGGTCGCGATTTTTGAACGCTTGTTGACACAATGTGTGGAAAACGGCGAAATTGACATGACTACAAAAGAAGTGGGCATGGCCTCTCATCATTTATTTGTTCAAGGGCAAATGTGGGCATTTAGAAGATGGGCATTTGATGGCTACACCATTCAAGAATTTATCGATATTCAAACACAGTTTCTTTTGCAGGGGATGGCAGGAGAAAAAATATCAACACAGGGGGCTAAATTATAA
- a CDS encoding ECF transporter S component, whose protein sequence is MTTRKLALAALFISLSAIGGMIKIPLGIASIALDAMPALLAVLFFTAPLAGTIAAFGHLLSASFGGLPLGPFHLLIAVEMWAVVWLFAKLHHAGKRWLKWAAFIIGNGVLAAVPFYFLLSPAFFYASVPALLIAASINAAVAALLMPYVLKISEGSRNAS, encoded by the coding sequence ATGACGACTAGAAAACTAGCGTTAGCGGCATTATTCATTAGCTTATCTGCAATTGGTGGAATGATTAAAATCCCACTAGGTATCGCATCAATTGCGCTAGATGCGATGCCGGCACTCTTAGCAGTGCTGTTTTTTACAGCACCGCTCGCCGGTACTATTGCGGCATTTGGTCATTTATTATCGGCATCATTCGGGGGTTTGCCACTCGGACCGTTTCACCTACTTATTGCAGTAGAAATGTGGGCAGTCGTATGGCTTTTTGCAAAACTGCATCATGCTGGAAAGCGTTGGTTGAAATGGGCTGCATTCATCATTGGTAACGGAGTGTTGGCAGCAGTGCCGTTTTACTTCCTCCTGTCACCCGCATTTTTTTATGCTTCTGTTCCTGCGTTATTAATTGCGGCATCGATTAATGCTGCAGTAGCTGCTCTATTGATGCCTTATGTTTTGAAGATAAGTGAGGGTTCAAGAAATGCGTCATGA
- a CDS encoding acyl-CoA dehydrogenase — MNFQLSEEHQMIRKMVRDFANKEVAPTAEERDEEERFDREIFDKMAELGLTGIPWPEEYGGIGSDYLAYCIAVEELSRVCASTGVTLSAHTSLAGWPVYTFGTEEQKQKYLRPMAEGTKIGAYGLTEPSAGSDAGSMRTSAREDGDHYVLNGSKIFITNGGIADIYVVFAVTDPESKHKGTTAFIVEKDFEGFSVGKKERKLGIRSSPTTEIIFDNCRVPKENVLGELGQGFKIAMQTLDGGRNGIAAQAVGIAQGALDASIDYAKEREQFGKPILVNQGVSFKLADMATSIEASRLLTYQAAWLESNKLSYSKESAMAKLMAGDTAMKVTVEAVQVFGGYGYTKDYPVERYMRDAKITQIYEGTQEVQRLVISRMVTK; from the coding sequence ATGAATTTCCAACTATCTGAAGAACACCAAATGATCCGAAAAATGGTAAGAGATTTCGCAAACAAAGAAGTAGCACCTACTGCAGAAGAACGCGACGAAGAAGAACGTTTTGACCGTGAAATTTTCGACAAAATGGCTGAACTTGGCTTAACAGGAATTCCATGGCCAGAAGAGTACGGCGGAATTGGCTCAGATTATTTGGCATACTGCATCGCAGTTGAAGAATTATCACGCGTATGTGCTTCAACGGGCGTAACCTTATCAGCACATACTTCATTAGCTGGATGGCCGGTATATACATTTGGAACAGAAGAGCAAAAACAAAAATACCTTCGTCCAATGGCTGAAGGAACAAAAATTGGTGCTTACGGTTTAACAGAACCATCTGCAGGTTCTGATGCAGGTTCTATGCGCACATCTGCAAGAGAAGATGGCGATCATTACGTATTAAATGGTTCGAAAATCTTTATTACAAACGGTGGGATTGCAGACATTTATGTCGTTTTCGCTGTAACAGACCCAGAATCGAAACATAAAGGTACGACAGCGTTTATCGTTGAAAAAGACTTTGAAGGTTTCTCAGTTGGTAAAAAAGAGCGTAAGCTAGGCATTCGTTCAAGCCCGACAACAGAAATTATTTTTGATAACTGCCGCGTACCTAAAGAAAACGTTTTAGGCGAACTTGGCCAAGGATTCAAAATTGCGATGCAAACACTTGACGGCGGCCGTAACGGAATTGCAGCTCAAGCGGTTGGAATCGCACAAGGTGCACTTGATGCATCAATCGATTACGCAAAAGAGCGTGAGCAATTCGGTAAACCAATCTTGGTTAACCAAGGAGTTTCATTTAAATTAGCAGATATGGCAACTTCAATCGAAGCTTCTCGTTTGTTGACGTACCAAGCTGCTTGGCTAGAGTCGAACAAATTGTCTTACAGCAAAGAGTCAGCAATGGCCAAATTAATGGCAGGTGACACGGCGATGAAAGTGACCGTTGAAGCAGTACAAGTATTCGGTGGCTACGGTTATACAAAAGACTATCCAGTTGAACGCTATATGCGCGATGCGAAAATCACACAAATTTACGAAGGTACACAAGAAGTTCAGCGTCTTGTTATTTCTCGGATGGTCACGAAATAA
- a CDS encoding (Fe-S)-binding protein, with protein MEPLLIANWVLFIAVTAYAVYLFIYLLKSRYDFIQLGKKVEFEENFNERLRKVMVNVFGQKKLLKDKKSGTIHVMFFYGFLLVQASAIDFIIKGLSPDSHLPLGPLYPAFTFFQEIVTLTILVAVIWAFYRRYIEKLVRLKRGWKSGLVLIFIGGLMVTVLIGNGMNMNWHGHETAWTEPVASLVASAFAWLPEAATVTIFYIMWWAHLLFLLTFLVYVPQSKHAHLIFGPVNTWFHRVDHVGRLKPINFEEMEDEEDPDAMPSFGVGKITDFSQSQMIDFYACVECGRCTNMCPATGTGKMLSPMDLITKLRDNLTNTGAVMTQKKPWVPAMAFNNTQGNQLAMAAGAEGITIDELYSPSLIGDVITEEEIWACTTCRNCEDQCPVMNEHVDKIIDLRRYLVMTEGKMDPDAQRAMTNIERQGNPWGLNRKEKENWRDARPDIHIPTVKEMNKAGEEFEFLFWVGSMGSFDSRSQKIALSFARLMNEAGVKFAILGNKEKNSGDTPRRLGNEFLFQELATGNIKEFEKAEIKKIVTIDPHAYNIFKNEYPDFGFKAEVYHHTEMLFDLVQEGRLKPQFPVNERITFHDSCYLGRYNDVYDAPREILKAIEGVELVEMKRNREDGMCCGAGGGMMWMEEDAGHRVNVARTEQALEVSPTMISSGCPYCLTMLSDGTKAKEVEEQVGTYDVAELLEMAVLGNATPEPEAIVQ; from the coding sequence ATGGAGCCATTATTAATTGCAAACTGGGTTTTATTCATAGCTGTAACCGCTTACGCAGTTTATCTCTTCATCTATTTATTGAAGTCGAGATATGATTTTATCCAACTCGGGAAAAAAGTCGAGTTTGAAGAAAATTTTAACGAGCGTTTGCGTAAAGTCATGGTCAACGTATTTGGTCAGAAAAAATTATTGAAAGATAAAAAGAGTGGAACGATTCACGTCATGTTCTTCTACGGGTTCTTGTTGGTTCAGGCGAGTGCTATTGATTTTATTATCAAAGGCTTATCTCCGGATTCACATTTGCCACTAGGACCTCTTTATCCAGCTTTCACGTTCTTCCAAGAAATTGTGACATTAACAATTTTAGTCGCAGTGATATGGGCGTTCTACAGACGTTATATTGAAAAGCTTGTTCGTTTGAAACGCGGATGGAAGTCAGGGCTTGTGTTAATTTTCATTGGTGGCTTAATGGTCACTGTACTAATTGGAAACGGAATGAACATGAACTGGCACGGACATGAAACTGCTTGGACTGAACCAGTAGCATCTTTAGTAGCTAGTGCATTTGCTTGGTTACCTGAAGCGGCAACCGTTACGATTTTCTATATCATGTGGTGGGCACATTTACTATTCCTACTTACATTCTTGGTTTATGTTCCACAATCAAAACACGCTCACTTAATCTTCGGACCAGTTAACACATGGTTCCACAGAGTTGATCATGTAGGTCGCTTAAAACCAATCAACTTTGAAGAAATGGAAGACGAAGAAGATCCTGATGCGATGCCATCATTTGGTGTAGGGAAAATCACTGATTTCTCACAAAGCCAAATGATTGATTTCTACGCTTGCGTAGAATGTGGTCGTTGTACGAATATGTGTCCAGCAACTGGAACAGGGAAAATGCTGTCACCAATGGACCTGATTACAAAACTTCGTGACAACCTGACAAATACAGGAGCTGTTATGACGCAGAAAAAACCTTGGGTGCCAGCAATGGCATTTAACAACACACAAGGAAACCAGCTAGCAATGGCTGCTGGCGCTGAAGGCATTACAATCGATGAACTTTATAGCCCGAGCTTAATCGGAGACGTTATTACAGAAGAAGAAATTTGGGCATGTACAACTTGCCGTAACTGTGAAGACCAATGTCCAGTTATGAACGAGCATGTTGATAAAATTATCGATCTTCGTCGTTACCTTGTGATGACAGAAGGTAAAATGGACCCGGATGCACAGCGTGCGATGACAAACATCGAACGTCAAGGAAATCCATGGGGTCTTAACCGTAAAGAAAAAGAAAACTGGAGAGATGCACGTCCAGATATTCATATCCCAACGGTAAAAGAAATGAACAAAGCAGGAGAAGAATTTGAATTCTTATTCTGGGTTGGCTCGATGGGATCATTCGACAGCCGTTCACAAAAAATCGCTTTATCATTTGCTCGTTTGATGAATGAGGCAGGAGTGAAATTTGCGATTCTCGGAAACAAAGAGAAAAATTCAGGCGATACTCCACGTCGTCTAGGTAATGAATTCTTGTTCCAAGAACTAGCGACAGGCAATATCAAAGAATTTGAAAAAGCAGAGATCAAGAAAATCGTTACGATTGATCCGCACGCATATAATATTTTCAAAAACGAATACCCAGATTTCGGCTTTAAAGCGGAAGTTTATCACCATACCGAAATGCTATTTGATCTTGTTCAAGAGGGACGTCTTAAACCACAATTCCCGGTAAACGAACGAATTACGTTCCACGATTCTTGTTACCTTGGTCGCTATAACGATGTTTACGACGCACCGCGCGAAATATTAAAAGCGATCGAAGGCGTAGAATTGGTTGAAATGAAACGTAACCGTGAAGACGGCATGTGCTGTGGAGCCGGTGGCGGAATGATGTGGATGGAAGAAGATGCAGGTCATCGCGTAAACGTTGCGCGTACTGAACAAGCACTTGAAGTAAGCCCAACGATGATCTCTTCTGGTTGTCCATACTGCTTGACGATGTTATCAGATGGTACGAAAGCAAAAGAAGTAGAAGAACAAGTTGGCACTTACGATGTAGCTGAGCTATTGGAAATGGCTGTTCTCGGAAATGCAACGCCAGAACCAGAAGCAATTGTCCAATAA
- a CDS encoding cob(I)yrinic acid a,c-diamide adenosyltransferase, translating to MKIYTKTGDKGQTSLIGARTDKDAPRVEAYGTIDEVNSFIGKAMTELAPETYADLLEDLEAIQNELFDCGGDLADVRKEPNYKMTEEPVEVLEKRIDELMEEPPLLERFILPGGTPAAATLHIARTITRRAERQTVTLMKSGEDFPQVVQRYLNRLSDYLFAASRVVNSRASVPDNEYVRSAKVFKNGGRSKKTGE from the coding sequence ATGAAGATTTACACGAAAACAGGGGACAAAGGACAAACAAGTTTAATCGGAGCGCGTACAGACAAAGATGCACCACGCGTTGAAGCATACGGAACAATTGATGAAGTCAATTCATTTATAGGCAAAGCGATGACTGAATTGGCACCTGAAACTTATGCAGATTTACTGGAAGATTTAGAAGCCATTCAAAACGAATTATTTGATTGTGGTGGAGATTTGGCAGATGTTCGTAAAGAGCCGAATTATAAAATGACAGAAGAACCAGTAGAAGTTCTAGAAAAACGAATTGATGAATTGATGGAAGAACCACCACTTCTTGAACGTTTTATATTGCCTGGAGGAACTCCAGCTGCTGCAACGCTCCACATTGCGCGTACAATTACACGTCGTGCTGAAAGACAAACAGTTACGTTGATGAAATCTGGAGAAGATTTCCCACAAGTAGTTCAACGTTATTTAAACCGGTTGTCGGATTATTTATTCGCAGCTTCACGCGTAGTCAACTCGCGTGCTAGCGTGCCGGATAACGAATATGTTCGCAGTGCGAAAGTATTTAAAAACGGCGGACGTAGCAAAAAAACGGGTGAGTAA
- a CDS encoding acetyl-CoA C-acetyltransferase — translation MAKTVILDGARTAFGKFGGNLSTLSASDLGAEAIKAAMSRADIQPKEVQEVIMGNVLQAGQGQIPSRQAATKAGIPYNVKSETINKVCASGMRSVTLADQIIRLGDEEVIVAGGMESMSNAPYYLPKARWGLRMGDSQVIDGMVHDGLSCSFHPDRVHMGTYGNSTANDFDLSREEQDKWSARSHERAIKAKDLFADEIVAIDIPQRKGDPITVDVDEAPRANSTIEALAKLKPAFGKDGTITAGNAPGINDGAAALVLMSEERAQKEGKNVLAHVLSHTEVAIEPHRFPETPGIVINELLKKTGKSIDEIDLFEINEAFAAVALASSKIAGLDAEKVNVNGGSVALGHPIGASGARIILTLAYELKRRGGGIGIAAICSGGGQGDAIMISVPKEEK, via the coding sequence ATGGCAAAAACAGTCATACTTGACGGAGCACGTACAGCATTTGGGAAATTCGGAGGCAACTTGAGCACATTATCAGCAAGTGATCTTGGAGCAGAAGCGATCAAAGCTGCAATGAGCCGTGCAGATATCCAACCAAAAGAAGTTCAAGAAGTCATCATGGGCAATGTTCTACAAGCAGGTCAAGGGCAAATTCCATCTCGCCAAGCAGCAACGAAAGCGGGAATTCCATATAACGTAAAATCAGAAACAATTAATAAAGTTTGCGCATCGGGTATGCGGAGTGTCACATTGGCCGACCAAATTATCCGTTTAGGCGACGAAGAAGTTATCGTTGCAGGCGGCATGGAATCGATGTCAAATGCACCTTATTATTTACCAAAAGCACGTTGGGGCCTTCGCATGGGCGATTCACAAGTAATTGATGGCATGGTACATGATGGTTTGTCGTGTTCATTCCACCCAGACCGTGTCCATATGGGAACTTACGGTAACTCAACTGCAAATGATTTCGACTTGTCGCGTGAAGAGCAAGACAAGTGGTCAGCTCGTTCACATGAGCGTGCAATTAAGGCAAAAGATTTATTCGCTGACGAAATCGTAGCAATCGATATTCCGCAGCGCAAAGGAGATCCTATCACGGTTGATGTGGACGAGGCTCCGCGCGCTAACTCAACAATTGAAGCATTAGCAAAACTAAAACCTGCATTTGGAAAAGATGGCACGATTACTGCCGGAAACGCACCTGGAATTAACGACGGTGCTGCAGCACTTGTCTTGATGAGTGAAGAACGCGCACAAAAAGAAGGCAAAAACGTATTAGCTCATGTTCTGTCTCATACAGAAGTGGCAATTGAACCACATCGTTTCCCTGAAACTCCAGGAATTGTTATTAATGAGCTATTGAAAAAAACCGGTAAATCGATTGATGAAATTGATTTATTCGAAATTAACGAAGCTTTTGCAGCAGTGGCATTAGCGAGCTCGAAAATTGCTGGACTTGACGCTGAAAAAGTTAACGTCAACGGCGGATCTGTAGCACTTGGTCACCCAATTGGTGCAAGCGGTGCGCGCATTATTTTAACACTCGCTTACGAATTAAAACGTCGCGGAGGCGGCATTGGTATCGCAGCCATCTGCTCTGGTGGCGGACAAGGCGACGCGATTATGATTAGCGTTCCTAAGGAGGAAAAATAA
- a CDS encoding histidine phosphatase family protein, which produces MDNSFVLRLIRHAPTRGNEQKRYIGWTDESVLPFDAQPDLQIKEVMGSDLKRCRETAAKLFPDAVYRANRDLRECHFGQWEMKTYEQLKEIQHYRDWIDDPWNISPPSGESLKDMAERVERGMRKIPIGKKVTLVLHGGPIRYLIAQALGEKFQDQIALHGGCHTLIWQSRQAFEERALCTSFSVEPLTANDNM; this is translated from the coding sequence ATGGATAATTCTTTTGTTCTTCGTTTAATTCGCCATGCTCCAACACGAGGAAACGAGCAAAAACGTTATATTGGCTGGACCGATGAATCGGTTTTGCCATTCGATGCTCAACCTGATTTGCAGATAAAAGAAGTTATGGGCAGTGATTTAAAGCGGTGTCGAGAAACCGCAGCTAAATTGTTCCCAGATGCAGTTTACCGGGCAAATAGAGATTTGCGAGAATGTCATTTCGGCCAATGGGAAATGAAAACCTATGAACAGTTAAAAGAAATACAACATTATCGCGACTGGATAGACGATCCTTGGAACATTAGCCCGCCTAGTGGTGAAAGTTTAAAAGACATGGCGGAGCGAGTTGAGCGAGGCATGCGGAAAATACCAATTGGCAAAAAAGTTACATTAGTTCTTCACGGAGGACCGATTCGTTATTTAATCGCACAAGCTTTAGGTGAGAAATTTCAAGATCAAATTGCGCTACACGGAGGCTGCCATACGTTAATTTGGCAAAGTCGCCAAGCGTTTGAGGAGCGGGCATTATGCACATCGTTTTCGGTGGAGCCTTTAACGGCAAACGACAATATGTGA